A window of the Triplophysa rosa linkage group LG23, Trosa_1v2, whole genome shotgun sequence genome harbors these coding sequences:
- the LOC130547006 gene encoding uncharacterized protein LOC130547006 — MERVQMMLCLFLVSTRIKPSVSVRNVPGVFVVARSETELTLGWYDDNSNCSYILRGSHGDQHINSSEYLGGVVTHTVSSLSPGTEYTFTVFTVFEGAQSSGDNFTTVTSPSNVKYVHTWQRGVRSSGYNVTVVTGVADVESVSVLNCTENEITMEWNKVHNINNYVLVILIDNVHNFISGSDHVSVVRHTVSSLHPGWVHRFILCAVLNREMSDGYLFHAATAPQNVDGVTVQRQKDTSIMLKFSDTKHVLGNRHFYILQYGEIEAYMGLHNDDRNYDGFIYRYGPNTEPFLEGFFDHYYEDTYTVTSPLLELNTTSLSTGF; from the exons ATGGAGAGAGTTCAGATGATGCTGTGTCTGTTTCTGGTTTCTACACGG ATCAAGCCGAGTGTATCAG TCCGAAACGTACCGGGTGTTTTTGTGGTGGCGCGATCGGAGACCGAGTTGACTTTGGGATGGTATGACGACAATAGCAACTGCAGTTATATACTGAGAGGCAGTCATGGAGATCAACATATCAATTCATCAGAATATTTAGGTGGTGTGGTGACACACACggtttcatctctctctcctggTACCGAATACACATTCACTGTCTTCACTGTGTTTGAAGGAGCCCAGAGCAGTGGAGACAACTTCACTACAGTAACCA GCCCATCGAATGTTAAATATGTGCATACATGGCAAAGGG GAGTACGGAGCAGTGGATATAACGTCACAGTAGTCACTG GTGTGGCTGATGTTGAAAGTGTCTCTGTATTGAACTGCACTGAAAATGAAATAACAATGGAATGGAATAAAGTGCACAACATCAACAATTACGTCCTGGTGATATTGATTGATAATGTACACAATTTCATCAGTGGGTCTGATCACGTTTCTGTAGTCAGACATACGGTTTCCTCTCTCCATCCTGGTTGGGTTCACCGCTTTATACTCTGCGCTGTATTAAACAGAGAAATGAGCGATGGATATCTTTTCCATGCAGCTACAG CTCCCCAAAATGTGGACGGTGTGACTGTACAACGTCAAAAGGATACAAGTATAATGCTGAAGTTCAGCGACACAAAGCATGTCTTGGGAAACAGACATTTTTATATTCTACAATACGGAGAAATCGAGGCTTACATGGGCCTACATAATGATGACCGTAATTATGACGGTTTCATTTATCGTTATGGTCCCAATACTGAACCTTTCTTAGAGGGTTTTTTTGATCATTATTATGAAGACACGTATACAGTAACATCTCCTCTCCTGGAACTAAATACAACTTCACTCTCCACTGGGTTTTGA